The Rheinheimera mangrovi genome contains the following window.
ACCATGACGCTCTAAATCCAGCGCACAGTTTAATGCGGTCTGACCGCCCATGGTCGGTAACACTGCACATGGACGTTCTTTTTCAATGATTTTTTCTACCACTTGCCAGTGGATAGGTTCGATGTAGGTTGCATCGGCCATTTCCGGGTCTGTCATGATAGTGGCAGGGTTAGAGTTCACCAGAATGACACGGTAACCCTCTTCTTTTAATGCTTTACAGGCTTGAGCACCTGAATAATCGAACTCACAAGCCTGACCAATCACAATAGGACCGGCGCCGAGGATAAGAATACTTTTAAGATCGGTACGTTTTGGCATAGCTATTCTCTGTCTCTCTTATCTCAATTAAGCCTGACGCTGTTGCATCAATTCGATAAAGTGGTCAAACAATTCACTGGCTTCGTGTGGACCAGGGCTGGCTTCAGGGTGGCCCTGGAAGCTGAAGGCTGGTTTATCGGTACGGTGAATGCCCTGCAAGGTACCATCAAACAACGACTTGTGAGTGGCACGTAAATTGGCAGGTAAAGTGGCTTCTTCTACAGCAAAACCGTGGTTCTGCGCTGTGATTAACACCTTGTTTGTATTCAGATTTTTCACCGGATGGTTACCACCATGGTGACCTACTGTCATTTTAATCGTTTTGGCACCGCTGGCTAACGCCAGTAACTGGTGGCCTAAACAAATACCAAACACTGGAATATCAGTGGTCAGGAAAGTTTCGATGGCTTTGATGGCGTAATCACAAGGAGCCGGGTCACCAGGACCGTTGGATAAGAAAATACCGTCAGGGTTCAGTGCTAATACTTCTTCAGCAGAAGTTTGAGCCGGAACTACAGTTAAACGACAACCGCGGTCGGCCAACATGCGTAAAATATTACGTTTCACACCAAAATCGTAGGCAACTACATGAAAGGCTGAATTATCTGGTTTAGCGAAGCCCTGACCTAAAGTCCAGCTGCCTTCAGTCCATTGATAGGACTCTTTCACTGAAACTTCTTTGGCTAAGTCCATACCGGACAAACCAGGGAAAGCACGAGCCAGTTCTAAAGCTTTGTTTTCGTCTAAGTTATCACCAGCCATTAAGCAGCCGTTTTGTGCGCCTTTTTCACGCAAAATACGGGTCAGCTTACGGGTATCTATATCGGCGATGCCTAAAATATTGCGGGAGCTAAGATAATGACTAAGAGAGGCTTGATTACGGAAATTGCTGGCTAACAAAGGAAGGTCACGGATAATCAGGCCTTTGGCCCAGATTTTATCAGATTCCTCATCTTCATCGTTTGTGCCGGTATTTCCAATATGAGGATATGTCAGAGTGACGATTTGTTCAGCATAGGAAGGATCCGTGAGGATTTCCTGATACCCGGTCATCGAGGTATTAAATACCACCTCTCCAACAGAAATACCTTCAGCGCCAATGGCTGTACCGCGAAATACGGTGCCGTCTTCCAGTACGAGCAGGGCGGACTTAGTCAAAATAACCTCCAAACAGCAGAAAACGGGGGAAAAACATTGTTGTTCACCACCCGTTTTGACCCAGAATTTTTGTATCCACGTTTGCTTAGGCAAACCTGACTATTCTAGGCGATTTGAGCTATTTGGTCTAACTCTTTTTTGATATTTTATAAAAATGACGCTTTGATCGCATTTTTATAACATATTGCTCAAAAAGTTAAGCTAAGTCGGCCAAACCCAGCACTTGTTGCATAGAATAAAGTCCTGGCTGTTTATTTTGCAACCAAAGTGCTGCTCGCCATGCACCTTGTGCAAAAGTACTGCGACTGGAAGCTTTATGGGTTATTTCCAGCCGTTCTCCCAAATCCGCAAAGAGTGCAGTGTGGTCACCAATAATGTCACCGCCTCTGACCGTCGCAAAACCAATGGTCTTTTGATCACGCTCGCCCATCATGCCTTCACGGCCATAGACAGCAACATCGGAGAGATTACGATCCAAAGCTTTGGCAATTTGATGGCCTATAGCCATAGCTGTGCCTGAAGGTGAATCTTTTTTAAATCTGTGATGCGCTTCAATAATTTCAATATCAGCGGTGTGCCCCATTACCTTAGCTGCAGTTTCTACCAAATGCAGTAATAAGTTAACGCCGACACTCATATTAGGCGCCCAAACGATGGGAATAGACTGGGAGGCTTGTTGTACTGCAGCATATTGACTATCTGTGAGGCCAGTCACACCAATCACCAACGCTTTTTTGGCCTGCACCGCCAGCTCCAGATGCTGTAGCATGGCGTCTGGCATAGTAAAATCAATCCAAATGTCAGCTGAATCAAAAGCAGCTACAGAGGTTTCTATAAAAGGTAGGTTCAATTTGCCACAACCGGCCAATTCACCTGCATCCATGCCTGTTAAAGCTGAACCGGCGCGCACAGTAGCAGCAGTGATTGGCAATTGGTGCTCTTTAGCTACACTGACCAAAGCTCTGCCCATACGGCCGTTTGCACCTAAGATACCTACTGTACTCATCTATTGTTCCTGTGACTGGCTAGGTTGATTCGGGCGCTATTAAACGGCAGTCGGGAGCGATATGCAACCCCAAACTGCCGTGCTCTTTTATACCGCTGCGGTAAAAATGGCCCGGCTGGCACTATAGTCGATATCGCCATGCTCACCCAGCTTATCCATACCTTGGCTCATCACTTTGGCCATCAGCTCGTCCACTGAAGAGGCTGGCAGTCCATAAGCGGTCAAGCGGGTTGGCACCCCCATTTGCTCAAAAAAGGCACGGGTATGATGGATGGCTTCATCAATTTGGCGCTCAGGATCCTGCTGCTGCAAACCCCAGACTCTGCCGGCGTACTGCAGCAATTTGTCACGTTTGGTGGCGCGTTGCTGCTGCATTAAGGCCGGCAGCACTACAGCCAAAGTTTGAGCATGATCTAAGCCGTATAATGCAGTCAGCTGATGACCTAAGCCGTGAGTCGCCCAGTCTTGCGGCACTCCAACACCAATCAAACCGTTCAGAGCCATAGTGGCTGCCCACATCACATTAGCCCTGACATCATAATTTTCTGGCTCATTTAAGGCCTTGGGCCCCTCTTCTATCAGCACTTGTAAAATAGATTCGGCAAATCTGTCCTGCACAGCAGCATTGACCGGATAAGTCAGGTATTGCTCCATGACATGGACAAAAGCATCCACTACGCCATTGGAAATTTGTTTAGCTGGTAAGCTGTAGGTGACTTTTGGATCAAGAACAGCGAACTGCGGATAGACTGCTGGGTGTGAAAATGCCAACTTTTGCTGAGTGCTTTGGCGGGTAATCACCGCATTGGCATTACTTTCTGTACCAGTCGCTGGCAAGGTCAGCACACAGCCCAGAGGCAATGCTGCTTTAATTCGTACTTTATTTTCTAAAATGGCCCAGCCATCTTGCTCCAGCAGTGCAGCTGCTGCGATGTATTTGCTGCCATCCACGACAGAGCCACCGCCTACAGCTAATATAAAATCAATTTTTTCCGCTTTCACTAAAGCAACAGCTTTGCTTAAGGTTTCGTAACTTGGATTAGGTTCAATACCAGAGAACTCCAGATAACTGTGCCCTTTCAGCGCATCTGTCACCTGTTGATACACACCGTTTTGCTTAATAGAACCACCACCATAGGTCAGTAGTACTTTACTTCCTGTTGGGATCAACTGGCTCAACTGGCTAATTTGGCCATCACCAAACACAATTCGGGTTGGATTCTGGTAAGAAAAGTTAAACATAGTAGCTCCGGTGAGTGAAACAAAAATTCATGGATGGATATGGGCCTAAAAGGCACTAAGTTCAAGCTGCTTTTGGTTTTTTCTTCTACCGTAGGCAAAACGCCTGAATTCGGTTAGGCTGATTTTAAGTCATTTAGGCTCCATGTTTGTTATGAAACTTGTGATCCGATGCAATCATTTTTATTAGTTTGGCTATAGCTTAGTCGGCTTTAATATTTGACAGGACTTCTGGACGTCTCTATATTCCGGAAAATTTTAAAACCTTTCAGGTTTAGAGGAAAACTCATGACGTTATCGCAAAAACAGCAAGCACGTTTATCCTTGCTGCCCTTGCTGCTATTTGTTGCCTTGTTCTTAGGCACAGGACTTTATCTGCAGTCGCAAGGGGTTGATTATGCCTTTTATCAGTTACCTGGGCCTGTGGCTATTATTCCCGCTCTGGTGTTGGCAATTTGGCTTTATAAGGCCCCCTTGACCGAATCTATTGACGTTCTGGTACGAGGTGCTGGTAATAGCAATATTATTACTATGTGTATCATTTACCTGCTGGCAGGTGCTTTTGCTACTGTAGCTCAGGCAACGGGCGGCGTAGACGCTGTGGTTAATGCAGGTTTATCCTTAGTTCCAGCCGAATTTTTATTACCCGGCTTATTTGTAATTTCAGCCATAGTGGCGACGGCTATGGGTACTTCGATGGGGACTATAGGTGCTTTAGCCCCAATAGCAGTGGGTTTAAGCACGCAAGCGCAGTTAGAGCCCGCTTTAGTGGCAGGGGTACTGTTAAGTGGTGCAATTTTTGGCGATAACCTGTCTATCATATCTGATACCACCATAGCCTCCACCCGCACTCAGGGTGCGGAAATGAAAGACAAATTCAGAGAAAACCTGAAAATAGCCCTACCTGCTGCAGTGCTGACACTGGCCTTATTTGCTGTTTTAGCGCAAAGCCTGGTTCAAGTAACAGTCAAAGACTTTAGCTGGACAGGAGTTTTACCTTATGCCGCTATTCTTATTCTGGCTGTGGCGGGGATGAACGTATTTGCTGTTCTGCTTCTGGGCATAGTGTTAGCCGCATTGCAAGGGGCCGTATTGGCCGACTATCAACTGGCAAACCTGGGTAAAGACATTTATAAAGGTTTTGGCTCAATGCAGGAGATTTTCCTGCTGTCGATGTTGGTGGGCGCTTTGGGTGAATTTGTCAAACAACAAGGGGGTTTGCAGTATTTGTCCAGCCATGTGACGGCATTGGCTTTAAAACTGAAATTGGCCGGCAATAAAGCTCAACAACTGGCTATCGCCGCTCTGGCTTTTGTCAGTAACCTGTGTATTGCCAATAACACTGTCGCCATAGTCGTCACAGGCGATGTCAGTAAAGATATAGCTGTGCATCACCAAATCACGCCTAAACGCAGCGCCAGCTTATTGGATGTATTTGCCTGTATAGCACAAGGCTTAGTGCCTTATGGCGCTCAGGCGTTATTATTAGGTGCCAGCTTTGGCCTGTCTCCATGGGATGTGGTCACCAACAGCTACTATTGCTTAATACTTGCGGTCTTTGCCATTGCACGCATTTTGGTAGAAAAAATCGACCGGAGCGATGTTTAACGTCTATATGAGGCGATGATGTCCTCGGCAAGCATTTTGCTGGACAGCAAAATGTAAAAAATCGGGCCAGCATTAAGCTGGCCCGGTTATTTGAATTTTAAGTTTTACTACAATTCGGCAAGGCCCCCTGACTGCGGCGCTGCTGGTAATAGCCTTCTGCCACCGTCATATGCTTATTTAACTCTTTTATTCTGTTGTCCGGCACAGGGTGGCTGGATAACAGCTGTGGCGTTGAACCACTTCCTTTCGCCGCCATG
Protein-coding sequences here:
- the carA gene encoding glutamine-hydrolyzing carbamoyl-phosphate synthase small subunit produces the protein MTKSALLVLEDGTVFRGTAIGAEGISVGEVVFNTSMTGYQEILTDPSYAEQIVTLTYPHIGNTGTNDEDEESDKIWAKGLIIRDLPLLASNFRNQASLSHYLSSRNILGIADIDTRKLTRILREKGAQNGCLMAGDNLDENKALELARAFPGLSGMDLAKEVSVKESYQWTEGSWTLGQGFAKPDNSAFHVVAYDFGVKRNILRMLADRGCRLTVVPAQTSAEEVLALNPDGIFLSNGPGDPAPCDYAIKAIETFLTTDIPVFGICLGHQLLALASGAKTIKMTVGHHGGNHPVKNLNTNKVLITAQNHGFAVEEATLPANLRATHKSLFDGTLQGIHRTDKPAFSFQGHPEASPGPHEASELFDHFIELMQQRQA
- the dapB gene encoding 4-hydroxy-tetrahydrodipicolinate reductase, which produces MSTVGILGANGRMGRALVSVAKEHQLPITAATVRAGSALTGMDAGELAGCGKLNLPFIETSVAAFDSADIWIDFTMPDAMLQHLELAVQAKKALVIGVTGLTDSQYAAVQQASQSIPIVWAPNMSVGVNLLLHLVETAAKVMGHTADIEIIEAHHRFKKDSPSGTAMAIGHQIAKALDRNLSDVAVYGREGMMGERDQKTIGFATVRGGDIIGDHTALFADLGERLEITHKASSRSTFAQGAWRAALWLQNKQPGLYSMQQVLGLADLA
- a CDS encoding iron-containing alcohol dehydrogenase; the encoded protein is MFNFSYQNPTRIVFGDGQISQLSQLIPTGSKVLLTYGGGSIKQNGVYQQVTDALKGHSYLEFSGIEPNPSYETLSKAVALVKAEKIDFILAVGGGSVVDGSKYIAAAALLEQDGWAILENKVRIKAALPLGCVLTLPATGTESNANAVITRQSTQQKLAFSHPAVYPQFAVLDPKVTYSLPAKQISNGVVDAFVHVMEQYLTYPVNAAVQDRFAESILQVLIEEGPKALNEPENYDVRANVMWAATMALNGLIGVGVPQDWATHGLGHQLTALYGLDHAQTLAVVLPALMQQQRATKRDKLLQYAGRVWGLQQQDPERQIDEAIHHTRAFFEQMGVPTRLTAYGLPASSVDELMAKVMSQGMDKLGEHGDIDYSASRAIFTAAV
- a CDS encoding Na+/H+ antiporter NhaC family protein — its product is MTLSQKQQARLSLLPLLLFVALFLGTGLYLQSQGVDYAFYQLPGPVAIIPALVLAIWLYKAPLTESIDVLVRGAGNSNIITMCIIYLLAGAFATVAQATGGVDAVVNAGLSLVPAEFLLPGLFVISAIVATAMGTSMGTIGALAPIAVGLSTQAQLEPALVAGVLLSGAIFGDNLSIISDTTIASTRTQGAEMKDKFRENLKIALPAAVLTLALFAVLAQSLVQVTVKDFSWTGVLPYAAILILAVAGMNVFAVLLLGIVLAALQGAVLADYQLANLGKDIYKGFGSMQEIFLLSMLVGALGEFVKQQGGLQYLSSHVTALALKLKLAGNKAQQLAIAALAFVSNLCIANNTVAIVVTGDVSKDIAVHHQITPKRSASLLDVFACIAQGLVPYGAQALLLGASFGLSPWDVVTNSYYCLILAVFAIARILVEKIDRSDV